DNA sequence from the Methanofollis formosanus genome:
CTTCAGGATCGCCCCGATGACCCCCAGGCCGACCACGCCGAAGAGGATCATCACCGGCAGGGGGATGGCCTCGTCCTTCGTTTCGGTGGCGTCAGCCCCGTGCACGCCGGTCGTGAAGGCCTGGTGCTGGTCGATGCTGACCGGCATCGTCCTGGTGTACGGCGTGCCGTCGGCGTCGCGGTAGGTGATCACGAGCGGGACCGACGAGGCGTTCTCGGCGCTGAAGTCGAGTTCGAAACTTGCGAGGTCGTCGGGGTCGAGGCTGCCGATAGCGTATTCGGGATAGGGGTTCTCGGGCACGGCCGGGTCGCCCGAGGTGACGACGACCGACTTCGCGGCCTCAAGCCCGGCATTGGTGATGTCGCCGCTGACCGAGTACGATCCGAAACTGCCGTGGACCTCGATGTTGTTCACCACCAGTTCGGCCCTGGTGTTGGACTGGCCGAAGGCGACCGGGAGGGTGACGGTGGTGGTGTGGGTGTTGGGCCCGGTGTGGTAGGTGATGTCGAAGGCGAGGTCGGTCTCCTGGTGAGCGATGACGTCCAGGGTCACGTTCGCCTGGGCCGATGGGGCAAGGGTACCGACAAACCACCCGGTCTGGGCGGCCTCGATCCCTTCCCCGCGCGGGGCGACGGTAATCCCGGTCACCGGGGAGGTGCGGGGGTTGCCGACGACGAGGGCGATATGCTCCTTCTTCCCCTCGGTGAAGGTATCCGGGCGGTCGGTGACGACGACGGTGAGCGGGGTCTCCTCGATCCTGACCGGGACATGGGTGCTCAGGCTGCCGTCCTGGCCGTAGTCAAGGGAGAACCAGGGGTAGTAGACACCGTCACGGGTGTTCGGGTCTGCCCTGACCGTGAAGGTGTACGAGACGGTGGTGCCGGGCCCGACGGTCCCGGCCGCCTCATAGGTCCGGTCGTTGAGAGTTTTGATCTCGGTGCCTTTCAGGACGGCCCTGCTGATCTGGACCGGTTCGGTACCGCTGTTCGCGACATCGACGGTGACCGTCCCGGTGTCGCCGGGCATGAGGGTGGCCGGTTCGACAGTCATGTTCGTGACCGATACATGCGAGGCCGCTCCGGTCGCGGAGGCCGCGGCGGCGGAACAGACGAGGATCATCAGCCCGAGAATGAGGGCGAGAGGTGTGCGGTATGTCATGGATATGCTGATCTCCGTGGTGGGCGCCTGCGCCCACGACTGTGTAAAGTATGTTGTACATTTTGTCTTTAATACCTTACCATATGTCAAGAGGAGCATTCATATAGACAAACACGCCTTACATTTCTCTGCACCAGGCCGTCGCCGTGGCGGCCGCGGGTACACGGAGCATATCATGAACACCGACACATCCCTCATCGACATCCTTACCGCCCCGGAACGGTTCTTCGAATCGCTGGGCGAACGTATCGAGAGCATCAAGATACCGGGCCTCATCATCCTCTTCACCGCACTGCTGGCGGCGCTCACCGCCTACCTCGCCGCCGGGGCCGTGCCCCTGCCAGGTCTGGAAGGCCCCGACGCAGAAGTCCTGAGACCATTTGTCGGCATCCTGGCCGCAGCCGCCATCTTCATTGGCATCTTCATCATCTGGGGCATCCAGTCGCTGATCCTCCATGTGATCGCAAAAGTTCTCGGCGGCACCGGGTCATTCAAGTCGACGCTCGCCGTCGTGGGGTACGGCAACCTCCCGCAGGTCCTGATGGGAGTCCTGGGCCTCGCTCTCCTCCTCGTCTACCACATGGACATCGAGAAGATGGGCGCCGCCCTCGGTTTTGTCGTCCTGGGACTCATCTTCACCCTCTGGTCGACGGTGATCTGGTTCTTCGGCTTCAAGCACGCCCACGAACTCACCACCGCAAAGGCCGCTGTGATCGCCGTGCTGATCCTCATCGTCTCCATGCTGTCCATCGCGATCTGAGAAGATCAGACACCTCTGGACCACCCAACCAGCACACACACCTGAATGGGCGGGACCCCTATACCATCGTCTCCCCCCGCCCTCTCTTTTTTGGAACGTCCTTCCCGGGCTTTGTAGGACGGGACACGAGGCGAAAGTATGCCTAAAGCCCGATTACTATGAAAATGATCCAGATGTTCAATGCTGGAGTTATGGGTGAGAATTTGAACACACAGATTTCTCTCATACCCGGTATGCGGAGAACAAAACTGCCTTCCCAGCCCTATCTTCATCCCGGGGGTCCGGGGGCAGAGCCCCCGGCACCGATGTGTGGGAAGGCGTGATGATCAGAACGTGCCGCCCCCAATCGCAGGATCTTTCCTGTCATCTCGCGCCGGGGGGAAACCCCCCGGACCCCCCACGATGAGGATAGGTGGGGCGGCAATGGAAAAAGGTCTCCACCGGTTCTTCAGTCTTGAAAAGAGAGATCAAGCGATGAGACATTTTCATCGCGTATGCTTGAGGCGTGCTTTCGCTTCATGAGTGATTTTACAGAACCCTCAACTGCCGCCCCTCCCTATCCTCGACACCGGGGGTACGAGTTGGTGTTCTTCATCTGCTGATCTGTCATGAGGTGAGGATTCAGGATCTCCGGCATGCCCTTCCGGCACCCTGCAGATGCCGCGCGGTCACTGACTATCTTCGGGCGAGAAGATTTCCTCGATGGCAACGTCAAAATAGCGGGCGATCTTGAAGGCAAGGTCAAGGGAAGGATCGTATTTTTTCTTCTCGATGGCGATGATCGTCTGCCGGGTCACCCCCAGGGCAACCGCCAGCTGTTCCTGGGTGAGGTCGTGCAGTGCCCGGTAGACCTTGAGTTTGTTATTCATCGTCCCCTTCATCCCAGAACGGCTTTATCGCGATGATCCAGAGGACCAGGTACAGCAAGATGATCCCACCCGCGAGTTCGAGGAGGAACAGCCCGTCATTCATCGGCCTCTCAAGCTGGAGAAGTGCCCCGGAGACGAAAAAGCCCAGCCCGAAGAAGATCATCAGGAAGAGCGCGATCTTCAACGTCTTCTCGGCCACCTGCTCCTCGACCCTGCTCAGCCGTTCGTCCCAGATCACCCCTTTCACCCGCTGCCTGCAGACGAAGACCAGGAGCAGAGCGATATAGAAAGAGAGCTCTGCAAAGGCGTCGTAGCCCATGCTCAGGGCGAGCGCAAAGACGACAACCTCCACAAGGGCGATGAGAGTGATACAGAGGAAAAACTGGCTTCGATTCATGTACAGCGTTATAAAACGTGTTCGCGGCCACTGTTAATATACCTTGACATCAGGGGATGGAGGGCCTCACTCCATCGCCAGGTCATAGATCCTCGAATAATACCTGGCCTGGAAGATCCCCAGCGGGATCGTGACCAGCAGGGTAAGCACAAGCGCAACCTCATCCACGGGTATGAGCATGCAGAGAGCAAGAACCGCATTCACGAAAGCGGAGATCAGGACCACCGCGGCGACATACTGCCAGAAACCGATGCGGTCGATGCACCTCCAGATCTCCCCGAACGAGAACGCCGCAAAAAATCTCCGCTCGCGGGCAAACCGGATCGTTGCAAAGTTTACAAACAGGGACACCAGGATATAGAACACCAGGACACCGAGGACTCCACCGATGATCTCGGGCAGAAGAGGCTCGATCGCACCGACGCCTTCCATCTCGTAGAGGACCAGCACGTAGGTGATGAGCATCACGCTTGCCACCAGCACCGGGACGATATAGAAGATCCAGATCAGACAGATCTTGATCCCGTCGACAAACATCCGCCAGGACCACCGCACCGACGGTGCCGGATTTTCCCCACGCAGGATCTGAACGACATACCCGAAGAAGAGAGGGAAGATGACAAAACTGACCAGCAGCTTGAGCGTGTCCTTCCACCGCCCCCAGAAGGTGCCCTTCGTATACCGGGCCGCATCCATAAAGAGTGCACCAAGATCCATTCAATACTCACGTCTCCCTCATAGGTGTGCCCGGGGGGTAGAGAAGACTTGCGGCGTCGGCGGCCCAAAGAGGCAGAGTCATGAACCAGAAGTAAACAGATAGATACAGTACTCTCGCTCACCCCCCTTCCACGGCGTGGTCAGGATGGGAGCCCCTCAAAGGAATAGCGATGAAGTCCATAGCACATGAAGGAAACACATTCTACAACGGAGACTGCGTCACCGGCGCCAGAGAGGAGATCGAGGACAGATCGGTCGACCTGATCATCACCGACCCGCCGTACGGCATCGGCGGCGACACTCTCCACCGGCACTACAACCGGGACGAAAGATATGTGGTCGACGGGTATGTCGAAGTTCCCGAATCGGAATACGCGGAGTTCAGCCTCAGGTGGATCCGCGAGGCAGAGCGCGTCCTCAAACCGGGCGGTTCGATCTATATCGTCTCAGGCTACACCAACCTCTACCATATCCTCCATGCCCTGCGCCAGACCTCGCTGCGCGAGGTGAACCATATCATCTGGAAGTACAACTTCGGGGTGTATACCAGCAGGAAATATGTCTCGTCCCACTACCACATCCTCTTTTATGAAAAACCGGGTGGAAGACGGACCTTCAACCTCGAGGCCAGGTACGGTACCGGCGAGCAGGCGCCGGACGGGGGTTCCCTCAACTACCAGGACCGGGAGGACGTCTGGGTCATCAACCGCGAGTACAAACCCGGTCAGGTGAAGAACAAGAATGAACTGCCCACCGCCCTGCTGACCAGGATGATCCAGTACAGCAGCAACGAGGGCGACCTGGTCTGTGACTTTTTTATGGGCGGGTTCTCGACCGCACGGGTTGCGATCGGACTCGGCCGGGCGTTCGTCGGGTTCGAGGTCTCGGAGCCGATCTTCGATGCCGGCGTCCGCGATCTGGAGAAGGTCGAACCCGGTTTCCTCCTCAGTTCACTCCGCTCTCCGGCGACAGGCTCCCCAAAAAATCAGCGGAAACGCTGGACGAGTGAAGAACGCCGCCGTCTTGACCGCCGGTACCAGGAGTTGCGGGGCCGGGGGAAGACACGAAAACGTTCCATCGAAATTCTCCAGGAAGAACTCGGGAGAGGGCGGTGGTCGATCGTACGGGCGCTGAAAGAACTCAGCGGGTGATCACCGGGCTTTCATGCCCGTTCATCCCTCAGATTTCAGCGTCGTAGAATTGGGCATGAACTCTGGGTTCATGCCCGATTCTACAAAGCCGAAAATGCGGAGCATTTTCTTGACAGGAAGATCTTCGATCTTCCGTGTATCATTCGATTTTCGAGGGTCAGGAGGGTGGAACCCGCCGGCGCGAAACGGGGGTGAAAAGAGGATTTCTCCAGAGCCCAAAAAAGCCGATCACCCCGCAAAAAATCGGTCCAGAACCCGTTTCAACTCCATCGGCGCGATCGGTTTCTCAAGCACCGCGACGACAGCCTCCCGATAGTGTTCATACTCGGCCGTGTCGAGGGGGCGTGCGGTGAAGAGCATCACCGGAACCTTCGGGAGGGCCGGGTCCGCGGCCAGGGCGTCGAGCACCTGCCACCCGTCGACCGGGGCCATCGTCACATCAAGGAGGAGGAGGTCGGGACGAGTCGACCTGAGGAGGGCGAGACCATCGGACGCCGACGCGGCGAGAAGAGGCCGGTACCCGATCCGGTCCAGCACCACCCTCATCATCTCCAGGATCGGGCAGTCGTCGTCGATCACCAGGACTTCAGGTCTCACCGCCGTTCCTCCGTTCCAGCACGATGGTGAAGGTGCTCCCCTCGCCGGGTGTGCTCTCCATCTCGATCCGCCCCCCGTTCTGGCGGGCATACCGTTCGGCTATCGGGAGGCCGAGTCCCATCCGCCCGTATCGACGGCTCAACATCTCGCCGTCCCCGATAGAGAAGGGTTCGAAGATCATCCGCTGTTTGGCCGGGTCGATCCCCGGGCCGTTGTCCCTCACCCTCACCCACTGCCGCCGCCCCTCCTGCCCGCAGGAGATCTCGACAATCTTCTGCTCTCCGCCGTACTCGACGGCATTGGAGACGAGGCCCTCCAGCACTTGGAAGAACTGGTCCCTGTCGACCAGGGCCGTCATACCCTCGGGGACCGCCACCCTGTATTCGGCCCTGGCGACGAAGTCGGGGCTATCGAGCACCTCCCGGATCAGCGCTGCAAGGTCCACCTCGACCGGCCTGTTCTTCATATCTCCGCTTTCAAGGAGACTCAGTTCAAGCATCCGGTTCACGATACGCCGTTCCCGGTCGACATTCTCAAGGCAGACCCCCAGCATCCCGGCCGCCTCATCTCTGATCCCATAGTAGTCGCGGTCATCGAGGAGGAGGCTGAGATAGCCGAGGACCGGTTGGAGCGGGGTCCTGAGTTCATGGGCCGCAGTGGTGGTAAAGTCCTGCCACCTCGCCGCCTCGGCCCCGGCCCGTTCATCCATCTCCCTGTACAACTGGAGCGAAGAGAGGTCGAGGACAGTGCACCGGCACCCCTCCTCTCCCGGAACGCAGGAGAGAAGCACCGGCACCTCCTCCCCCGACCGACCGCGGAGGGCGGTCTCAAATCTGGCGACCGCCATCCCGGTGCCGACCAACCCGGAGAACACCTCCGCCTCGTCCGGGTCGGCACAGAGCGACGACAGCAGAAGATTTCCGGAAGAAGAGCCCGAAAGTCCCAGACGGCTTGCAAGGTCCTGACTTATTCTGCTGATTTCAAGCGACCCGGGATCCAGAGAGAAGAAGAGAGGCGATTCGTCGAGCATGGTCGCAGGGACCGAGCGTTGGGAGGAGAAAAGGGTGACCGCGGTCATCCCCCAGAGATAGAGCATCGTGAAGAGGAAGAGAAGGACCGGGTCGAGAGAATAGCCACCGAAGGCGAGGAAAAGCGTGACGGCGGCATATCCCAGGGAGAGGGCCGCCGCTGTCCAGATCGACCGGTTCGAGTACCAGACCGTCACCATGACGAGGGGGATGTAATAGAGGTACGACTGCGCGACCCCCACCGTAGAGAAGAGCGAATAGAGGCCCGTAAGAAAAAGAAGAGCCAATAAAAACCCATTCACTCCTAGAGTCTGAATAGAAGACATCCACGGAGTGAAAGAGACATCTGATGTGTTCGAACCTCTCGAAAACATTGTACAAATGAGAGGTAAACGGGATCGTTATTTATGTTCTTTCATTTTTTCAAGCAGGCGCATGAATAAGTAATCGTCCATCGAACCTCAGGGCATGCGTCCATATATCTTTGTCAACCTCGCGATGAGCGCAGACGGCAAGATCTCGACACGAGAACGGCGGCAGGTGAAGATCTCAGGCGCAGATGATTTCAAACGAGTCGACGAGATCAAGGCCGGCGCTGACGCGATCATGGTCGGGATCGGGACGGTCCTGGGCGACGATCCGTCTCTCACCGTCAAATCGCCCGACCTGAAGGCCGCGCGCAGGGCGCGGGGAGAGGACGAGCACCCCCTGAGAGTCGTCGTCGACTCGATGGCCCGGACACCCCTGGACGCCGACATCCTCTGCAAAGGCGAAGGGCGGCGGATCGTCGCGGTCTCGGCTGCGGCGCAGGCCGGACGGGTCGAGGCCCTTCGGGAGAAGGCCGAGGTCGTCGTCGTCGGAGAGCAGAACACCGACCTCACCCTCCTGATGCACGAACTGGCCGCCCGCGGCGTTGGCCGCCTCATGGTCGAGGGCGGAGGAACGCTGATCTGGGGACTGTTCAGGGCGGGCCTGGTGGACGAGTTGATCACCTATGTCGGCTCGATCGTCATCGGGGGAGCGGGCGCCCCGACACCCGCCGACGGCGAAGGGTTCGCGCGAGAGGACGAGTTCCCGCGTCTCGAACTCGCCGGCGTCGAGCGGGTCGACGACGGCGTGTTGCTGCGCTGGGTCGTCAAAAAAGAGGTTCATTCGGCCCTGTAGAAATCATCCTCTTTTCATCACTTCAAACCCCTGTGAACCGAATCCATCGCTTCCCTCATGCTCACGCGGGGGCAGAGCGGCCCCCGGCCGATGGTGGGAGAAGGTACGTCGATCAGAAAGGCCGCCCCAGATCGTCGAATCTTCACCGTCGTCTCGCGCCGGGGGGAGACCCCCCGAACCCCCAGGATGAAGATTGTGGCGGAAGGCGGAGCAATGACCATGAAAGGGGGGGTTGCCGTCCGCCGCCTATCTTCGCGTGGGGGGTTCTGGGGGTCTCCCCACGACGAAGATAGGGGGGGCGGCGATGGAACGAAGTCTCCACCAGTTCTCCTGTCTTGAAAAGAGAGAGAGAGAGAGCAAGTGACAAGAAATTCTCATCCCGTATGCTTGAGCCCGGGGCTCATGCCAAATACTACAGAGCCCAAAAAAGAGAAAAAATCAGGGCCGCTCAAGCGGGAGGGCCGAGTCGTAGATCTTGAAGACGGTCTTCCCGTCCGCACCGAGCGGGCGGTCCATGGTGGCCCAGACCTCAATCCGGTCCTGCTGTGCCGTCCCTGCAAACTCGACGCTCTCACCGGTCGAAAGTGACTTGCCCGACGGTTTGGCCATCGTCTGCGTCTCGGTCGTGCCGTCCGAGCGGGTGACCGTCACCTTGATCTCCTTCACATTCTCCTGTCCCATGCCGCCGTCAAAGGTGACGGTGATCATGTGATCGATGGGATCCTTCTGTGCGGATGCCTTGACCCGATAATTGGTCGGCATCTCGTCGGTCGGTTCCGGCTGAACGGACGGCGCAGCTGTCGTCTCAGTGGGGACTGCAGTGGTGGTCTGGACCGGGGTCGGGGTGGGGGTCGCCTCAGGCGATGTGCCCGTGCATCCCGCAAAAACCGCCGCCATGGCGACGATTCCTAGAGCAAGGAAGAACGATACTTTTTTCATACCTCCGTGTCTGCGAAGTACCTCTATTTCTCTTTTGCGATGGGGCGCGGGGCAAAGGTATATTACGGGCCCGGTGCACCTCCCGCCGAGGGGGAATTATGGACGAGATCGCAGTGCTCATCGGAGGGAGAGCGGGCGAAGGGATCAACATTGCGGGGTCGGTGGTCATGCGCCTCATCGCGGGCTGCGGGCTGCGGGCCGCGATGTACTACGACTATCCCTCCCTGATCAAGGGAGGACACAACTTCGCCGTGGTCAGGGGGGCGGCGGCGCAACCGTACTGCCACCGTGAAGGGATCGACCTTGTCCTTGCCCTGGACCAGGAGACGGTCCGCCGCCACCAGGGACGGATCCGTGCCGGCGGCCGGATCATCTACGACACCGGCCGGGTGCGGGAGATTGAGGGAACCGGCCTCCCCCTCGACGAGATCGTGAAAGAAGAGGTGGCTCCGGCGGTGACGCGGAACATGGTACTGATCGGGGCCTTCTGCAAAGCCTGCGCCATCCCATGG
Encoded proteins:
- a CDS encoding COG1361 S-layer family protein, coding for MTYRTPLALILGLMILVCSAAAASATGAASHVSVTNMTVEPATLMPGDTGTVTVDVANSGTEPVQISRAVLKGTEIKTLNDRTYEAAGTVGPGTTVSYTFTVRADPNTRDGVYYPWFSLDYGQDGSLSTHVPVRIEETPLTVVVTDRPDTFTEGKKEHIALVVGNPRTSPVTGITVAPRGEGIEAAQTGWFVGTLAPSAQANVTLDVIAHQETDLAFDITYHTGPNTHTTTVTLPVAFGQSNTRAELVVNNIEVHGSFGSYSVSGDITNAGLEAAKSVVVTSGDPAVPENPYPEYAIGSLDPDDLASFELDFSAENASSVPLVITYRDADGTPYTRTMPVSIDQHQAFTTGVHGADATETKDEAIPLPVMILFGVVGLGVIGAILKSSGLLNRWRK
- a CDS encoding Yip1 family protein, translating into MNTDTSLIDILTAPERFFESLGERIESIKIPGLIILFTALLAALTAYLAAGAVPLPGLEGPDAEVLRPFVGILAAAAIFIGIFIIWGIQSLILHVIAKVLGGTGSFKSTLAVVGYGNLPQVLMGVLGLALLLVYHMDIEKMGAALGFVVLGLIFTLWSTVIWFFGFKHAHELTTAKAAVIAVLILIVSMLSIAI
- a CDS encoding helix-turn-helix transcriptional regulator, yielding MNNKLKVYRALHDLTQEQLAVALGVTRQTIIAIEKKKYDPSLDLAFKIARYFDVAIEEIFSPEDSQ
- a CDS encoding DUF2178 domain-containing protein, translating into MNRSQFFLCITLIALVEVVVFALALSMGYDAFAELSFYIALLLVFVCRQRVKGVIWDERLSRVEEQVAEKTLKIALFLMIFFGLGFFVSGALLQLERPMNDGLFLLELAGGIILLYLVLWIIAIKPFWDEGDDE
- a CDS encoding DUF4013 domain-containing protein, with the protein product MDLGALFMDAARYTKGTFWGRWKDTLKLLVSFVIFPLFFGYVVQILRGENPAPSVRWSWRMFVDGIKICLIWIFYIVPVLVASVMLITYVLVLYEMEGVGAIEPLLPEIIGGVLGVLVFYILVSLFVNFATIRFARERRFFAAFSFGEIWRCIDRIGFWQYVAAVVLISAFVNAVLALCMLIPVDEVALVLTLLVTIPLGIFQARYYSRIYDLAME
- a CDS encoding DNA-methyltransferase; translation: MKSIAHEGNTFYNGDCVTGAREEIEDRSVDLIITDPPYGIGGDTLHRHYNRDERYVVDGYVEVPESEYAEFSLRWIREAERVLKPGGSIYIVSGYTNLYHILHALRQTSLREVNHIIWKYNFGVYTSRKYVSSHYHILFYEKPGGRRTFNLEARYGTGEQAPDGGSLNYQDREDVWVINREYKPGQVKNKNELPTALLTRMIQYSSNEGDLVCDFFMGGFSTARVAIGLGRAFVGFEVSEPIFDAGVRDLEKVEPGFLLSSLRSPATGSPKNQRKRWTSEERRRLDRRYQELRGRGKTRKRSIEILQEELGRGRWSIVRALKELSG
- a CDS encoding response regulator; the protein is MRPEVLVIDDDCPILEMMRVVLDRIGYRPLLAASASDGLALLRSTRPDLLLLDVTMAPVDGWQVLDALAADPALPKVPVMLFTARPLDTAEYEHYREAVVAVLEKPIAPMELKRVLDRFFAG
- a CDS encoding sensor histidine kinase; the encoded protein is MGVAQSYLYYIPLVMVTVWYSNRSIWTAAALSLGYAAVTLFLAFGGYSLDPVLLFLFTMLYLWGMTAVTLFSSQRSVPATMLDESPLFFSLDPGSLEISRISQDLASRLGLSGSSSGNLLLSSLCADPDEAEVFSGLVGTGMAVARFETALRGRSGEEVPVLLSCVPGEEGCRCTVLDLSSLQLYREMDERAGAEAARWQDFTTTAAHELRTPLQPVLGYLSLLLDDRDYYGIRDEAAGMLGVCLENVDRERRIVNRMLELSLLESGDMKNRPVEVDLAALIREVLDSPDFVARAEYRVAVPEGMTALVDRDQFFQVLEGLVSNAVEYGGEQKIVEISCGQEGRRQWVRVRDNGPGIDPAKQRMIFEPFSIGDGEMLSRRYGRMGLGLPIAERYARQNGGRIEMESTPGEGSTFTIVLERRNGGET
- a CDS encoding 2,5-diamino-6-(ribosylamino)-4(3H)-pyrimidinone 5'-phosphate reductase codes for the protein MRPYIFVNLAMSADGKISTRERRQVKISGADDFKRVDEIKAGADAIMVGIGTVLGDDPSLTVKSPDLKAARRARGEDEHPLRVVVDSMARTPLDADILCKGEGRRIVAVSAAAQAGRVEALREKAEVVVVGEQNTDLTLLMHELAARGVGRLMVEGGGTLIWGLFRAGLVDELITYVGSIVIGGAGAPTPADGEGFAREDEFPRLELAGVERVDDGVLLRWVVKKEVHSAL